A single region of the Desulfobaculum xiamenense genome encodes:
- a CDS encoding YceD family protein codes for MAEYIISMIDIPAEGREFTFTDQELWSEPAQACGLQATIVQPLEGRLSVFPQGPKACLVRGTLTGRIILPCDRCMNDAPVDIEQEFDIFEEIGDTDETDEPRLREEGDIVVLDAGAILWEQFLLALPAKPLCTPDCKGLCSKCGADLNEGPCGCSADDGDPRMAALRGLTIPDRKKH; via the coding sequence ATGGCAGAATACATTATCAGCATGATCGACATCCCGGCCGAGGGCCGGGAATTTACTTTCACGGATCAGGAGCTCTGGTCCGAACCTGCGCAGGCCTGCGGCCTTCAGGCGACGATCGTCCAGCCCCTTGAGGGGCGTCTGTCCGTGTTTCCGCAGGGTCCGAAAGCCTGTCTCGTTCGCGGCACCCTCACCGGCAGAATCATTCTGCCCTGCGACCGCTGCATGAACGACGCCCCCGTGGATATCGAGCAGGAGTTCGATATCTTTGAGGAAATCGGCGATACCGACGAGACGGACGAGCCCAGACTCCGAGAGGAAGGCGACATCGTTGTACTTGACGCCGGCGCCATCCTCTGGGAACAATTCCTTCTTGCCCTTCCGGCCAAACCGCTGTGCACGCCCGACTGCAAGGGCCTGTGCTCCAAATGCGGCGCGGACCTCAACGAAGGCCCCTGCGGCTGCTCCGCCGATGACGGCGACCCCCGCATGGCTGCCCTTCGCGGCCTGACCATTCCGGATCGCAAGAAACACTAA
- the fabG gene encoding 3-oxoacyl-[acyl-carrier-protein] reductase has protein sequence MSDLVKTALVTGGSRGIGKACALRLAREGFQIYLTYVSRPAEAEAVVEEIANAGGTARAFQLDSSDREAVAAFFAEHIKGQVHLSALVNNAGLTRDGLLIRMKDDDWDRVIDVNLTGAFACLREAAKIMVRQRAGRIVNMASVVGQSGNAGQANYVASKSGLIGLTKTAALELASRGITVNAVAPGFITTDMTADLPEQVLDSFKAQIPLQRPGTPEDIAGAVAFLVSDDASYITGQVLSVTGGMYM, from the coding sequence ATGAGCGATCTCGTCAAAACAGCGCTGGTGACCGGAGGGTCTCGCGGCATCGGCAAGGCCTGCGCCCTGCGCCTTGCCCGCGAGGGCTTCCAGATATATCTGACCTATGTCAGCCGCCCGGCCGAGGCCGAGGCGGTGGTCGAGGAAATCGCGAACGCAGGCGGCACCGCCCGCGCGTTCCAGCTCGACAGCTCCGACAGGGAGGCCGTTGCGGCCTTCTTCGCCGAACACATCAAGGGCCAGGTGCACCTCTCCGCACTGGTGAACAACGCCGGACTCACGCGCGACGGTCTGCTCATCCGCATGAAGGATGACGACTGGGACCGCGTCATCGACGTGAACCTCACCGGTGCGTTCGCCTGTCTGCGCGAGGCCGCGAAGATCATGGTCCGCCAGCGTGCGGGCCGGATCGTGAATATGGCGTCCGTGGTCGGGCAGTCCGGCAATGCCGGTCAGGCCAACTACGTCGCTTCCAAGTCCGGTCTCATCGGCCTGACCAAGACCGCCGCGCTGGAGCTGGCCTCCCGCGGGATCACGGTCAACGCCGTCGCTCCGGGTTTCATCACCACCGACATGACCGCCGATCTGCCCGAACAGGTCCTCGACTCGTTCAAGGCGCAGATTCCCCTGCAGCGTCCCGGCACGCCCGAGGACATCGCGGGGGCCGTGGCCTTCCTGGTTTCGGACGATGCCTCCTACATCACCGGCCAGGTGCTGTCCGTCACCGGCGGCATGTACATGTGA
- a CDS encoding beta-ketoacyl-ACP synthase III has protein sequence MTTKAYIHGLGFHVPEKVLTNADMERIVETSDEWITSRTGIRARHVAAEGECASDLGAVASRKALASAGVAPEELTHIICGTCTPDSYCPNTATRLEHKIGASGCMAFDISAACSGFLYSLQAGRAMLALEPSAKVLVCAVEVMTSRVNWGDRTTCVLFGDGSGAAVLTSEKGENGVELVDALLESDGQYGDLLTISGGGSAVPYKLGDTVGESHFIQMQGREVFKVAVRSMVSACERLLEKNSMTIADVDWLVPHQANSRIIEAVGKKLEIPTERVFVNVDRYGNTSAASVGIALAEGVQNGDIRPGQTVLVTTFGGGFTWGAFLLRF, from the coding sequence ATGACCACGAAAGCATATATCCACGGACTCGGCTTCCACGTGCCCGAAAAGGTTCTCACCAACGCGGACATGGAACGGATCGTCGAGACCTCCGACGAATGGATAACGTCCCGCACCGGCATCCGGGCGCGTCACGTCGCCGCCGAAGGCGAATGCGCCTCCGACCTCGGCGCCGTGGCCTCGCGCAAGGCATTGGCCTCGGCGGGCGTCGCGCCCGAAGAGTTGACGCACATCATCTGCGGCACCTGCACGCCCGACTCCTACTGCCCCAACACGGCCACCCGGCTGGAGCACAAGATCGGCGCGAGCGGCTGCATGGCCTTCGACATCAGCGCCGCATGCTCCGGCTTCCTGTATAGCCTGCAGGCCGGCCGCGCCATGCTCGCGCTTGAGCCGTCGGCCAAGGTTCTCGTGTGCGCCGTGGAGGTCATGACCTCGCGCGTCAACTGGGGGGACCGCACCACCTGCGTCCTGTTCGGCGACGGCTCCGGCGCTGCCGTGCTCACCTCCGAGAAGGGCGAGAACGGCGTGGAGCTCGTGGACGCGCTCCTCGAATCCGACGGCCAGTATGGCGACCTGCTCACCATCTCCGGCGGCGGCTCCGCCGTCCCCTACAAGCTGGGCGACACCGTGGGCGAATCCCACTTCATCCAGATGCAGGGACGCGAGGTGTTCAAGGTGGCCGTGCGCAGCATGGTCAGCGCCTGCGAACGCCTGCTCGAAAAGAACTCCATGACCATCGCCGACGTGGACTGGCTGGTGCCCCATCAGGCCAACAGCCGCATCATCGAGGCCGTGGGCAAGAAACTGGAGATTCCCACCGAGCGCGTCTTCGTCAACGTGGACCGCTACGGCAACACCTCCGCCGCGAGCGTGGGCATCGCGCTGGCCGAAGGCGTGCAGAACGGGGACATCCGTCCCGGACAGACCGTGCTCGTCACCACCTTCGGTGGCGGCTTCACCTGGGGAGCCTTCCTCCTGCGCTTCTAG
- the glyA gene encoding serine hydroxymethyltransferase: protein MEELLLQDREIAKAINLEIDRQTSKLELIASENFTSPAVRQAMGSVLTHKYAEGYPGKRYYGGCEYVDMCENLARDRAMQLFGAEYANVQPHSGSQANMAVYFGFLKPGDTIMGMDLSHGGHLTHGSPVSFSGKLYNVVSYGVKRETGTIDYEQVETLAREHSPKLIIAGASAYPRIIDFARFRAIADEVGAKLMVDMAHIAGPVAAGLHPSPIGVAHITTTTTHKTLRGPRGGMILSSEEYGKTLNSQIFPGIQGGPLMHVIAAKAVAFGEALKPEFKRYQEQTLKNCATLAKSLVDAGYELVSGGTDNHLVLMDLTNKDITGKDAEIALDKAGITCNKNTVPFETRSPFVTSGVRLGTPALTTRGFREADIEKVAGWIVDVLKNIDNDTRLEEIRKDVETFSRQFPLFAW from the coding sequence ATGGAAGAACTGCTGCTTCAGGACAGGGAGATCGCGAAGGCGATCAACCTCGAAATCGATCGTCAGACCAGCAAGCTCGAGCTCATCGCCTCCGAGAACTTCACCTCCCCTGCCGTCCGGCAGGCCATGGGAAGCGTGCTCACCCACAAGTACGCCGAAGGATACCCCGGAAAGCGCTACTACGGCGGCTGCGAATACGTCGACATGTGCGAAAACCTCGCCCGCGACCGCGCCATGCAGCTGTTCGGAGCGGAGTACGCCAACGTCCAGCCCCACTCCGGATCGCAGGCCAACATGGCCGTCTACTTCGGATTCCTGAAGCCCGGCGACACCATCATGGGCATGGACCTCTCCCACGGCGGTCACCTCACCCACGGTAGCCCGGTCAGCTTCTCCGGCAAGCTGTATAACGTGGTGTCCTACGGCGTGAAGCGCGAGACCGGCACCATCGACTACGAGCAGGTCGAAACCCTCGCCCGCGAGCACTCGCCCAAGCTCATCATCGCCGGTGCCAGCGCCTACCCGCGCATCATCGATTTCGCCCGCTTCCGCGCCATCGCCGACGAGGTGGGCGCGAAGCTCATGGTCGACATGGCGCACATCGCCGGTCCCGTGGCTGCGGGCCTGCACCCCTCGCCCATCGGAGTGGCCCACATCACCACCACGACCACGCACAAGACCCTGCGCGGCCCCCGCGGCGGCATGATCCTCTCCAGCGAGGAGTACGGAAAGACCCTCAATTCCCAGATCTTCCCCGGCATTCAGGGCGGCCCGCTCATGCACGTCATCGCCGCCAAGGCCGTGGCCTTCGGCGAGGCCCTCAAGCCCGAGTTCAAGCGCTATCAGGAGCAGACGCTCAAGAACTGCGCCACGCTGGCCAAGAGCCTCGTGGACGCGGGTTACGAGCTGGTCTCCGGTGGCACGGACAACCACCTCGTGCTCATGGACCTCACCAACAAGGACATCACCGGCAAGGACGCGGAGATCGCCCTCGACAAGGCGGGCATCACCTGCAACAAGAACACCGTGCCCTTCGAGACCCGCTCGCCCTTCGTGACCTCCGGCGTGCGCCTCGGCACCCCGGCCCTGACCACTCGCGGCTTCCGCGAAGCCGACATAGAGAAGGTCGCCGGCTGGATCGTCGATGTCCTCAAGAACATCGACAACGACACGCGCCTCGAGGAAATCCGCAAGGACGTCGAAACGTTCTCGCGCCAGTTCCCCCTGTTCGCCTGGTAG
- the plsX gene encoding phosphate acyltransferase PlsX — MKPNTKPRIAVDAMGGDNGPSIVVPGAVRAAREHGLSVTLVGDESAISTELFRLDTAGLDISVVHAGDVAEMHEKPSEILRRKTDTSIQVACRLVKDGLADGVVSAGHSGATTACGMFIIGRVRGVKRAAFASVLPTVKKPMVLLDVGANVDSKPQHLFQFGIMGEVFARDVLGYERPRVGLMSIGEEEGKGNVQVKEAFDLLKASSMNFKGNVEGRDVFTGDVDVIVCDGFVGNVALKLSEGLAMSLGKVLKRELLGSWLGKIGTFLAKGRLKRFAKFVDYAEYGGAPILGLNGIVIVCHGASNEKAITNAVKMAGQFVRSAANEHIKEELQSNQDLSACA; from the coding sequence ATGAAGCCTAATACGAAGCCGCGTATTGCCGTTGACGCCATGGGCGGCGACAACGGCCCCAGCATCGTCGTCCCCGGCGCTGTCCGGGCGGCACGGGAGCACGGCCTGTCCGTGACCCTCGTGGGAGACGAGTCGGCCATCAGCACCGAGCTGTTCCGCCTCGACACCGCCGGACTGGACATTTCCGTTGTCCACGCCGGGGACGTCGCTGAGATGCACGAAAAGCCCTCCGAAATCCTGCGTCGCAAGACCGACACCTCTATCCAGGTGGCATGCCGTCTGGTGAAGGACGGTCTTGCGGACGGTGTCGTCAGCGCCGGGCACTCTGGTGCCACGACGGCCTGCGGCATGTTCATCATCGGCCGCGTCCGCGGCGTAAAACGTGCTGCCTTCGCCAGCGTCCTCCCCACGGTAAAGAAGCCCATGGTCCTTCTGGACGTGGGTGCCAACGTGGATTCCAAGCCTCAACATCTGTTCCAGTTCGGAATCATGGGTGAAGTCTTCGCCCGTGACGTGCTCGGTTACGAGCGCCCCCGCGTGGGACTCATGTCCATCGGCGAGGAAGAGGGCAAAGGCAACGTGCAGGTCAAGGAAGCCTTCGACCTGCTCAAGGCCTCATCCATGAACTTCAAGGGCAATGTGGAAGGTCGCGACGTGTTCACGGGCGACGTGGACGTCATCGTCTGCGACGGCTTCGTGGGCAACGTGGCTCTCAAGCTCTCCGAAGGCCTAGCCATGAGCCTCGGAAAGGTCCTCAAGCGCGAGCTGCTCGGCAGCTGGCTCGGCAAGATCGGCACCTTCCTCGCCAAGGGGCGCCTCAAGCGCTTCGCCAAGTTCGTGGACTACGCCGAATACGGCGGCGCTCCCATCCTCGGCCTAAACGGCATTGTCATCGTCTGCCATGGGGCATCCAACGAGAAGGCCATCACCAACGCCGTGAAGATGGCCGGTCAATTCGTACGCAGCGCTGCCAACGAGCACATCAAGGAGGAGTTGCAGTCCAATCAGGACCTCTCGGCCTGCGCCTAG
- the fabF gene encoding beta-ketoacyl-ACP synthase II — protein sequence MTRKRVVVTGLSALTPIGNDVETSWKNLVDGVSGIGPVTQFDATEFATRIAGEVKGFEPTDFIPAKQAKRMERFTQFAVACSKMLLDDAGWTIPAEEAHRVGVNLGCGLGGLDTIEKTHEKLMTGGPRKVSPFFIPIVISNMAPGMVSIEVGAKGPNLASTSACASGTHAIGYAFSEILLGRADAMICGGVESTITPLGFGGFCSLKAMTTRNDEPERASRPFEKDRDGFVMGEGCGMLLLEEYEHAKARGAKIYAEIIGFGASGDAFHMTAPAEDGEGMAIAMRASLSDAGLTPEELDHINAHGTSTYLNDLCETRAIKTVFGDHAKDIAITGNKSMIGHLLGAAGGVEAVFSVLALNRGIIPGTTNLDIPGEECDLDYTANGSVERQCTYAMSNSFGFGGTNASIIFKRYED from the coding sequence ATGACCAGAAAAAGGGTAGTTGTTACGGGCCTTTCGGCCCTCACCCCCATCGGAAACGATGTCGAGACGAGCTGGAAGAACCTCGTCGACGGCGTTTCCGGCATCGGACCCGTGACCCAGTTCGACGCCACGGAGTTCGCCACCCGCATCGCGGGCGAAGTGAAGGGATTCGAGCCTACCGATTTCATCCCGGCCAAGCAGGCCAAGCGCATGGAGCGCTTCACCCAGTTCGCCGTGGCGTGCTCCAAAATGCTTCTCGATGACGCGGGCTGGACCATCCCGGCCGAAGAGGCCCACCGCGTGGGCGTCAACCTCGGCTGCGGCCTCGGCGGTCTCGACACCATCGAGAAGACCCACGAGAAGCTGATGACGGGCGGCCCCCGCAAGGTGTCCCCCTTCTTCATCCCCATCGTCATCTCCAACATGGCTCCGGGCATGGTGTCCATCGAGGTCGGCGCCAAGGGCCCGAACCTCGCGTCCACCTCGGCCTGTGCCTCCGGCACGCATGCCATCGGCTACGCCTTCTCCGAGATTCTCCTCGGCAGGGCGGACGCCATGATCTGCGGCGGTGTGGAATCCACCATCACGCCTCTCGGCTTCGGCGGATTCTGCTCCCTCAAGGCCATGACCACTCGCAACGACGAGCCGGAACGCGCCTCCCGTCCCTTCGAGAAGGACCGCGACGGATTCGTCATGGGCGAAGGCTGCGGCATGCTGCTGCTTGAGGAATACGAGCACGCCAAGGCTCGCGGCGCGAAGATCTACGCCGAGATCATCGGCTTCGGCGCATCCGGCGACGCGTTCCACATGACCGCGCCCGCCGAGGACGGCGAAGGCATGGCCATCGCCATGCGCGCGTCCCTGTCCGACGCCGGTCTCACCCCCGAGGAGCTCGACCACATCAACGCCCACGGTACCTCGACCTATCTGAACGATCTGTGCGAGACCCGCGCCATCAAGACCGTCTTCGGCGACCACGCCAAGGACATCGCCATCACGGGCAACAAGTCCATGATCGGCCACCTGCTTGGCGCTGCCGGCGGCGTGGAGGCCGTGTTCTCGGTGCTGGCGCTCAACCGGGGCATCATCCCCGGCACCACCAATCTCGACATCCCCGGCGAGGAGTGCGATCTGGACTACACCGCGAACGGCTCCGTCGAAAGACAGTGCACCTACGCCATGTCCAACTCCTTCGGCTTCGGCGGGACCAACGCCAGCATCATCTTCAAGCGATACGAAGACTAG
- the acpP gene encoding acyl carrier protein encodes MSVEAKVKAIIVDQLGVAEDEVKNDASFVEDLGADSLDLTELIMAMEEEFGIEIDDDEAQKLVKVQDAIDYIAKNK; translated from the coding sequence ATGTCCGTTGAAGCAAAAGTCAAAGCGATCATTGTCGACCAGCTGGGCGTCGCCGAAGACGAAGTCAAAAACGACGCTTCCTTCGTCGAGGATCTCGGCGCGGATTCCCTGGACCTCACCGAGCTGATCATGGCCATGGAAGAGGAGTTCGGCATCGAGATCGATGACGACGAGGCCCAGAAGCTCGTCAAGGTGCAGGACGCCATCGACTACATCGCCAAGAACAAGTAG
- the rpmF gene encoding 50S ribosomal protein L32, with protein sequence MAVPKKKTSKSKRNMRRAHDHVSVPNVIFCECGEPTLPHRACSKCGNYKGKQMLFKDEA encoded by the coding sequence ATGGCAGTCCCCAAGAAAAAAACGTCCAAGTCCAAGCGCAACATGCGTCGTGCGCATGACCACGTTTCCGTTCCCAACGTCATCTTCTGCGAGTGCGGCGAGCCCACCCTGCCTCATCGCGCCTGCAGCAAGTGCGGCAACTACAAAGGCAAGCAGATGCTTTTCAAGGATGAAGCCTAA